From the Flavobacterium galactosidilyticum genome, one window contains:
- a CDS encoding L-threonine 3-dehydrogenase — MSTKILIIGACGQIGTELTHKLREIYGTENVIASDIRKLNTDVVNSGPFEVINALDFNQIEHLVEVHQIDEIYLMAALLSATAEKNPAFAWDLNMNSLFHVLNLAKAGKIKKIFWPSSIAVFGPTTPKENTPQYTVMEPSTVYGISKQAGERWCEYYHNIFGVDVRSIRYPGLISWSSPPGGGTTDYAVDIFHKALSDKTYECFLSSETKMPMMYMDDAIAATIQIMQAPVEEIKIRSSYNLAAMSFTPTEIAAEIKKHIPEFTITYEPDFRQKIADSWPASIDDAEARKDWNWKHKFDLGTMTADMLENLSADKK; from the coding sequence ATGAGTACTAAAATATTGATTATCGGCGCTTGCGGACAAATTGGGACAGAACTTACCCATAAATTACGTGAGATATATGGAACCGAAAACGTAATTGCTTCTGACATTAGAAAACTGAATACTGATGTAGTTAATTCAGGTCCTTTCGAAGTAATAAATGCTTTGGATTTCAATCAAATTGAACATCTTGTAGAAGTGCATCAAATTGATGAAATTTATTTGATGGCAGCATTACTTTCTGCTACAGCAGAAAAAAACCCTGCTTTTGCTTGGGATTTGAACATGAACTCTTTATTTCACGTTCTGAATTTGGCGAAAGCCGGAAAAATAAAAAAAATATTCTGGCCGTCTAGTATCGCCGTTTTTGGACCTACAACTCCAAAAGAAAATACACCGCAATATACCGTTATGGAACCTTCAACTGTATACGGAATCAGTAAGCAAGCGGGTGAAAGATGGTGTGAATATTACCATAACATTTTTGGTGTCGATGTGCGAAGCATTCGTTATCCTGGCTTAATTAGCTGGTCATCTCCTCCAGGTGGTGGAACTACTGATTATGCGGTGGATATTTTCCACAAAGCACTTTCAGATAAAACATACGAATGTTTTTTATCCTCGGAAACTAAAATGCCAATGATGTATATGGACGATGCCATCGCTGCAACGATTCAAATCATGCAAGCGCCAGTGGAAGAAATAAAAATCCGTTCTTCTTATAATTTAGCTGCAATGAGCTTTACGCCAACAGAAATTGCTGCAGAAATCAAGAAACACATTCCTGAGTTTACCATTACGTACGAACCAGATTTCCGTCAAAAAATTGCGGATAGCTGGCCTGCCAGTATTGATGATGCTGAGGCTAGAAAAGACTGGAACTGGAAACACAAATTTGATTTGGGAACCATGACAGCGGATATGTTAGAAAACCTTAGTGCAGATAAAAAATAA
- the mfd gene encoding transcription-repair coupling factor, whose translation MSKKVLYNTYDNSPKTEQIAARLLENNQVKMHLSGLMGSALSFVIRSVFKKSELPFLVVLNNKEEAAYYLNDLEQMIGDQDVLFYPGSFRRPYQIEETDNANVLLRAEVLNRINSRKKPAIIVTYPEALFEKVVTRKELDKNTLKVAVGDKISIDFINEVLFEYEFKRVDFITEPGEFSVRGGIVDVFSFSNDNPYRIEFFGDEVESIRSFDVATQLSIEIQKKITIIPNVENKVFQENRESFLDYISEKTVIFIQNTEDFLSQLDKQFGKAEEAFAKLSQEIKRSTPEQLFLNQASFIKRALDFSIVEVGSKPIFRTTKKFEYHIHPQPSFNKQFDLLLNNLSENHFNSYKNYLFCSNEAQAKRFHDIFETLDEANSENIRKQYNTIVLPLYQGFIDEENQITCYTDHQIFERYHKFNIKSGYSKKQNITLKELTTLSVGDYVTHIDHGIGRFGGLQKIQVEGKTQEAIKLVYADNDIVYVSIHSLHKISKYNGKDGAPPKIYKLGSNAWKILKQKTKARVKHVAFNLIQLYAKRRLDKGFQFAPDSYLQNELESSFIYEDTPDQTKSTQEVKADMESDRPMDRLVCGDVGFGKTEVAIRAAFKAVDNSKQVAILVPTTILAYQHYRTFSERLKDMPVSIGYLNRFRTAKQKAETLKDLADGKLDIVIGTHQLVNKNVVFKDLGLLIVDEEQKFGVNVKDKLKTIAANVDTLTLTATPIPRTLQFSLMAARDLSVITTPPPNRYPIETNVVGFSEELIRDAISYEIQRNGQVFFINNRIENIKEVAGMIQRLVPNARVGIGHGQMDGKKLEELMLAFMNGEFDVLVATTIIESGLDVPNANTIFINNANNFGLSDLHQMRGRVGRSNKKAFCYFICPPYSAMTDDARKRIQALEQFSELGSGFNIAMKDLEIRGAGDLLGGEQSGFINEIGFDTYQKILNEAIDELKENEFKDLYPEENDIETKEYVKDLQIDTDFELLFSDEYINNVSERLSLYNELGTVKNEEELIVFQNKLIDRFGPMPPRAKALMNSIRIKWIATRLGIEKLVMKKGKMIGYFVSDQQSDYYQSKRFTNMLQFVQKNSAICKIKEKETPAGLRLLLTFENVKNTRTALEYMEMLGGK comes from the coding sequence TTGAGTAAAAAAGTTTTATACAATACCTACGATAATTCTCCAAAAACAGAGCAAATTGCCGCTCGGTTATTAGAAAATAATCAAGTGAAAATGCATCTTTCGGGATTAATGGGATCGGCGCTTTCATTTGTAATTCGGTCAGTCTTCAAAAAATCTGAACTTCCTTTTTTAGTTGTTTTAAATAATAAAGAGGAGGCTGCTTACTATTTGAACGATTTAGAACAAATGATTGGCGATCAAGATGTGCTGTTTTATCCGGGTTCATTTCGTCGTCCTTACCAAATTGAAGAAACAGATAATGCTAATGTTTTGCTTCGCGCTGAAGTGTTAAATCGAATCAATTCCAGAAAAAAACCAGCAATTATTGTTACCTATCCCGAAGCGCTTTTTGAAAAAGTGGTAACTCGAAAAGAATTGGATAAAAACACTTTGAAAGTAGCTGTTGGTGATAAAATTTCTATCGATTTTATCAATGAAGTTTTGTTTGAATATGAATTCAAAAGAGTTGACTTTATCACAGAACCTGGTGAATTCTCCGTTCGTGGAGGAATAGTTGATGTGTTTTCTTTTTCGAATGATAATCCATACCGAATCGAGTTTTTTGGCGATGAGGTAGAAAGTATTCGGAGTTTTGATGTTGCAACGCAGTTATCCATTGAAATACAAAAAAAGATTACAATAATTCCTAATGTTGAAAATAAAGTTTTTCAGGAAAACAGAGAGAGTTTCTTAGATTATATTTCTGAAAAAACAGTTATTTTTATTCAAAACACCGAAGATTTTTTATCGCAATTAGATAAACAATTTGGAAAAGCAGAAGAAGCTTTTGCTAAATTATCCCAAGAAATAAAACGTTCAACACCAGAGCAATTGTTTTTAAATCAAGCTTCTTTTATTAAAAGAGCTTTGGATTTCTCTATTGTTGAGGTGGGTTCAAAACCTATTTTTAGAACCACTAAAAAATTCGAATACCACATTCATCCTCAACCGTCGTTCAACAAACAATTTGATTTGTTGTTGAATAATTTAAGTGAAAATCATTTTAATAGCTATAAGAATTATTTATTTTGTTCCAATGAAGCGCAGGCGAAACGATTTCACGATATTTTTGAAACTTTAGACGAAGCCAATTCTGAAAATATCAGAAAGCAATACAATACTATTGTTTTGCCTTTGTACCAAGGTTTCATTGATGAAGAAAACCAAATTACGTGCTATACAGACCATCAAATTTTTGAGCGCTACCATAAATTCAACATTAAAAGCGGTTATTCAAAAAAACAAAATATCACTTTAAAAGAACTCACGACTTTATCTGTGGGTGATTATGTTACTCATATTGACCACGGAATAGGACGTTTTGGTGGATTACAAAAAATACAAGTTGAAGGTAAAACACAAGAAGCCATTAAGCTCGTTTATGCTGATAATGATATTGTGTATGTGAGTATTCATTCGCTACACAAAATTTCGAAATACAACGGAAAAGACGGAGCGCCACCTAAGATTTACAAATTGGGTTCGAATGCTTGGAAGATTTTAAAGCAAAAAACCAAGGCTCGTGTAAAGCATGTTGCATTCAATTTGATTCAGTTGTATGCTAAAAGACGCTTGGATAAAGGTTTTCAATTTGCTCCAGACAGTTATTTACAAAACGAATTAGAAAGTTCGTTTATTTATGAAGACACACCAGATCAGACCAAATCAACGCAAGAGGTAAAAGCGGATATGGAAAGTGATCGCCCAATGGACCGTTTGGTTTGTGGTGATGTAGGATTTGGAAAAACCGAAGTTGCTATTCGCGCTGCTTTTAAGGCAGTTGATAATAGTAAACAAGTTGCGATTTTAGTACCAACAACTATTTTGGCGTACCAGCATTATAGAACTTTCAGCGAAAGGTTGAAAGACATGCCGGTTTCAATTGGTTACTTAAACCGATTTAGAACTGCGAAACAAAAAGCAGAAACTTTAAAAGATTTAGCCGATGGAAAACTGGATATCGTAATTGGAACACACCAATTAGTAAACAAAAATGTAGTCTTCAAAGATTTAGGTTTGTTGATTGTCGATGAGGAACAGAAATTTGGTGTTAATGTAAAAGATAAACTCAAAACTATTGCTGCAAATGTTGATACGCTGACGTTGACTGCAACACCAATTCCTAGAACCTTACAGTTTTCATTGATGGCAGCGCGTGACTTATCCGTAATTACAACGCCACCGCCCAATAGATATCCTATCGAAACGAATGTGGTCGGTTTTAGCGAAGAGTTGATTCGGGATGCAATTTCTTATGAAATTCAGCGTAACGGTCAGGTTTTCTTTATCAATAACAGAATCGAAAACATTAAAGAAGTAGCCGGAATGATTCAACGTTTGGTACCTAATGCCCGAGTGGGAATAGGCCATGGTCAAATGGATGGAAAAAAACTGGAAGAGTTAATGTTGGCTTTTATGAATGGCGAATTTGATGTTTTAGTCGCTACCACAATCATTGAAAGTGGATTGGACGTTCCTAATGCAAACACGATTTTTATTAATAATGCCAATAATTTTGGATTATCAGATTTGCATCAAATGCGAGGTAGAGTAGGACGTAGCAATAAGAAAGCATTTTGTTATTTTATCTGTCCGCCGTATTCAGCGATGACTGATGATGCTAGGAAGAGAATTCAAGCTTTAGAACAATTTAGTGAATTGGGAAGTGGTTTTAATATTGCTATGAAAGATCTTGAGATTCGTGGTGCAGGAGATTTGTTAGGTGGGGAACAAAGTGGTTTCATCAATGAAATTGGTTTTGATACCTATCAAAAAATCCTCAATGAAGCCATTGATGAATTAAAGGAAAATGAATTCAAGGACTTATATCCGGAGGAAAATGATATTGAAACTAAAGAGTATGTAAAAGACTTGCAAATCGATACGGATTTCGAGTTGTTGTTCTCTGACGAATATATCAATAATGTTTCGGAGCGATTGAGTTTATACAATGAATTGGGTACAGTGAAAAACGAAGAGGAATTGATTGTTTTCCAAAATAAATTGATTGACCGTTTTGGGCCTATGCCGCCACGAGCGAAAGCTTTGATGAATAGTATCCGCATAAAATGGATTGCAACTAGATTAGGTATCGAGAAATTGGTGATGAAAAAAGGAAAAATGATTGGCTATTTTGTGTCAGACCAACAATCCGATTATTACCAATCGAAGCGATTTACTAATATGCTGCAATTTGTTCAAAAGAATAGTGCGATCTGTAAAATAAAAGAAAAAGAAACGCCAGCTGGATTGCGATTGCTATTGACTTTTGAAAATGTGAAGAATACAAGAACGGCTTTAGAATATATGGAAATGCTGGGAGGGAAGTAA
- a CDS encoding aspartate kinase gives MKTVSSIVENYIKTKPFLLNALSLGIINLTSLSRNIMTELESEFGKEVKQGAIVMALKRLTEELDFRLNHKINKVIKNIGEITVRSALTDYTFAASDTVLNKQADLITDINSFPDIFYTSSRGVNETNIVVSNSINHLVDKHFANEKLIQKLDNLASITVKLPKENIVVPGIYYFIFQRLAWEGIIINEVISTSNEFTILVSEEQVDVAFKVIKDLKN, from the coding sequence ATGAAAACGGTATCTTCCATTGTAGAAAACTACATTAAAACAAAGCCCTTTTTGTTAAATGCATTATCATTAGGCATAATTAATTTGACTTCATTATCCCGAAATATAATGACTGAATTAGAAAGTGAATTTGGCAAGGAAGTGAAACAAGGTGCTATTGTAATGGCTTTAAAAAGACTAACAGAAGAACTAGATTTCAGACTAAATCATAAAATCAATAAAGTCATCAAAAACATTGGAGAAATCACCGTTCGTTCTGCTTTGACTGATTATACCTTCGCAGCATCTGACACTGTTTTAAACAAACAAGCTGATCTAATTACTGATATCAACTCTTTTCCTGATATTTTTTATACCTCATCTAGAGGAGTAAACGAAACTAACATTGTAGTAAGTAACAGTATTAACCATTTGGTAGATAAGCATTTTGCCAATGAAAAATTGATTCAAAAACTAGATAATCTTGCTTCCATAACTGTAAAATTACCGAAAGAAAACATTGTCGTTCCCGGGATTTACTATTTCATTTTCCAACGTTTGGCCTGGGAAGGAATTATTATCAACGAAGTAATTTCAACTTCGAATGAGTTTACAATTTTAGTAAGTGAAGAGCAAGTAGATGTTGCTTTTAAAGTGATTAAAGATTTGAAGAATTAA
- a CDS encoding YraN family protein → MAEHNELGKLGEEMAVEFLQKEGYTILEANWTFQKAEIDIIAKKGDILAIIEVKTRSSLDFGLPQDFVKPKKIQLLIKAVDAFVNERNLDIEVRFDIIAIHKEGKSFVIEHLIDAFYHF, encoded by the coding sequence ATGGCTGAACACAATGAACTTGGAAAACTAGGTGAAGAAATGGCAGTCGAATTTCTTCAGAAAGAAGGCTATACTATTTTAGAGGCCAATTGGACTTTTCAAAAAGCAGAGATTGATATTATAGCTAAAAAGGGAGATATTCTAGCAATAATTGAAGTCAAAACTAGGTCTTCGTTAGATTTTGGCTTACCCCAGGATTTTGTAAAACCAAAAAAAATTCAGCTGCTTATTAAAGCGGTTGATGCTTTCGTAAACGAAAGGAATTTAGATATAGAAGTGCGCTTTGATATAATTGCTATTCATAAAGAAGGGAAATCTTTTGTAATTGAGCATCTTATCGACGCTTTCTATCATTTTTAG
- a CDS encoding S66 peptidase family protein, translating into MITPPKLQKGDTVAILATARKNLDDNLKPAIDLLKSWGLNVVIGTTIGLDNNQLAGTDEQRAADFQQQMDNPNIKMIWCVKGGYGTVRIIDLLDFTKFKKHPKWLVGFSDVTALHNHLNTMGFKSIHGIMPVTVARATPQAIETLRIALFGEKLKYEVEPFAMNRPGKASGELVGGNLSILYSLFGSPSAIDCTDKILFIEDLDEYLYHIDRMMMNLKRNGCLESIRGILVGSMTKMKDNDIPWGKNAIEIIQDVTKKYNIPVMYNFPAGHIQDNRALILGNKVSIDVNDKLSTVVFE; encoded by the coding sequence ATGATAACACCACCAAAATTACAAAAAGGAGATACTGTAGCTATTTTGGCAACAGCCAGAAAAAATCTAGATGACAACTTGAAACCTGCTATTGATTTATTAAAAAGCTGGGGACTTAACGTAGTTATTGGTACTACAATTGGCTTAGATAATAATCAATTAGCAGGAACCGATGAACAACGTGCAGCTGATTTTCAGCAACAAATGGACAATCCAAATATAAAAATGATTTGGTGTGTAAAAGGAGGTTACGGTACAGTAAGAATAATTGATTTATTAGATTTCACTAAATTTAAGAAGCACCCAAAATGGCTAGTTGGTTTTAGTGATGTTACCGCATTACACAATCATTTGAACACGATGGGTTTCAAATCCATACACGGAATCATGCCTGTAACTGTAGCGAGAGCAACTCCTCAAGCGATAGAAACACTGCGAATTGCCTTATTTGGAGAAAAGTTAAAATACGAAGTCGAACCTTTCGCAATGAACAGACCGGGTAAAGCTTCTGGAGAATTAGTAGGAGGGAATTTATCTATTTTATACAGCTTATTTGGTTCACCATCAGCTATTGATTGTACTGATAAAATCTTATTTATAGAAGATTTAGATGAATATTTATATCATATCGATCGCATGATGATGAATTTGAAACGAAATGGTTGTTTGGAAAGTATCAGAGGAATTTTAGTAGGATCTATGACTAAAATGAAAGACAACGATATTCCTTGGGGGAAAAACGCTATTGAAATCATTCAAGATGTTACCAAAAAATACAATATACCTGTTATGTATAATTTTCCAGCAGGGCATATTCAGGACAATAGAGCCTTAATTTTAGGGAATAAAGTTAGCATTGACGTAAATGACAAGTTGAGTACTGTAGTTTTCGAATAA
- a CDS encoding endonuclease/exonuclease/phosphatase family protein has product MKISHVIPFLFICFSIVNVAAQPKKYVIHTVAFYNFENLFDTIDDPATYDEEWTPTGLQRWTIYKYQKKLSNLARVLVEIGSAENSDSPTFIGGCEIENRGVLEDLVKQPKLIEKDYGIIHFDSPDKRGIDVALLYQKKKFQPTSYTSIPLYIYKKNAILRENTNLEEKTDDDLQISPKNYRVYTRDQLLVTGFLDGEEISIIVNHWPSRSGGEKKSSPFREAAGALNRKIIDSLQRINPNAKVITMGDLNDGPYNKSVKIALGAKAKKLEVPQFGIYNPFEEMAKNGMGTIAYRDAWDIFDQIMVSESLIQTDYSSFRYWKAGIFNKPFLIQNSGQYKGYPLRHSTTEIGFSDHFPVYIYLIKEKK; this is encoded by the coding sequence ATGAAAATATCGCACGTGATTCCTTTTCTTTTTATATGTTTTTCAATTGTTAATGTCGCTGCACAACCTAAGAAATACGTCATTCATACTGTGGCATTTTATAATTTTGAAAACCTTTTTGACACTATTGATGATCCAGCTACATATGATGAAGAGTGGACTCCAACAGGTTTGCAGCGATGGACAATATATAAATACCAAAAGAAATTAAGTAATCTTGCTCGAGTTTTAGTAGAAATTGGTTCAGCTGAAAATTCGGATTCTCCCACATTTATTGGCGGTTGCGAAATTGAGAACAGAGGCGTTCTCGAGGATTTAGTAAAACAACCCAAGTTAATCGAGAAAGATTACGGAATTATTCATTTTGATTCTCCAGACAAAAGAGGAATCGATGTAGCGTTGCTTTATCAAAAAAAGAAATTTCAACCCACAAGTTATACCAGTATCCCTTTGTATATATACAAGAAGAATGCAATTTTAAGAGAGAATACTAATCTGGAGGAAAAAACCGATGATGATTTACAAATAAGTCCTAAAAATTATCGAGTTTATACACGGGATCAGCTGTTAGTTACTGGATTTCTGGATGGAGAAGAAATCAGTATCATTGTCAATCACTGGCCTTCTCGTTCTGGTGGCGAAAAAAAATCAAGCCCGTTTAGGGAAGCTGCGGGAGCATTAAATCGAAAAATAATCGATTCACTACAGCGCATAAATCCAAATGCAAAAGTGATTACGATGGGCGATTTAAATGATGGCCCGTATAACAAAAGTGTCAAAATAGCTCTGGGTGCTAAAGCCAAGAAATTAGAAGTACCCCAATTTGGTATTTATAATCCGTTTGAAGAAATGGCTAAAAACGGAATGGGAACTATTGCTTATCGCGATGCTTGGGATATTTTTGATCAAATAATGGTTTCTGAGAGCTTAATTCAAACCGATTATTCTAGTTTTCGATATTGGAAAGCAGGAATTTTTAACAAACCATTTTTGATACAAAATAGCGGACAATACAAAGGATATCCTTTGCGACATTCGACCACCGAAATTGGATTTAGTGATCATTTTCCCGTTTATATTTATTTGATCAAAGAAAAAAAATAG
- a CDS encoding 3-hydroxyanthranilate 3,4-dioxygenase translates to MAIAKPFNLNKWINENRDLLKPPVGNKNLYTDSGDYIVMVVAGPNARKDYHYNETEELFYQLEGSIKVIIQDNGERKEMELNEGDMYLHPAKTPHSPVRSEGSIGLVIERKRAGQGYTDGLLWFCDNCNHKLHEVYFELHDIEKDFLPHFRHFYGSEKLRTCTKCGTVMQADPKFV, encoded by the coding sequence ATGGCAATAGCGAAACCTTTCAATCTCAATAAATGGATCAATGAAAACCGTGATCTACTTAAACCGCCTGTTGGAAATAAAAATTTATATACCGATTCAGGAGATTATATAGTGATGGTAGTTGCGGGTCCAAATGCTCGTAAAGATTATCATTATAACGAAACCGAAGAGTTATTTTACCAATTGGAAGGATCTATTAAAGTAATAATTCAAGATAATGGAGAACGCAAAGAAATGGAACTTAACGAAGGAGATATGTATTTGCATCCAGCCAAAACGCCACATTCACCAGTCCGTTCCGAAGGTTCAATAGGACTAGTAATCGAGCGCAAAAGAGCGGGTCAGGGTTATACAGATGGATTGTTATGGTTTTGTGATAATTGCAATCATAAGTTACACGAAGTTTATTTTGAATTGCACGATATTGAAAAAGATTTTCTACCGCACTTCAGACATTTTTACGGCTCCGAAAAGTTACGTACTTGTACAAAATGCGGCACTGTAATGCAAGCTGATCCTAAATTTGTTTAA
- the amaB gene encoding L-piperidine-6-carboxylate dehydrogenase — MITIADQFGIKEALKQLGIEAINEGTSTGESNFANGKIIESYSPADGALIGKVKTSSKEDYEKAMQKASEAFLEWRMVPAPKRGDIVRQMGDELRKFKEPLGKLVSYEMGKSLQEGYGEVQEMIDICDFAVGLSRQLYGLTMHSERPLHRMYEQYHPIGTVGIISAFNFPVAVWSWNAMIAWVCGDVAIWKPSSKVPLCGVACQNIIKTVLKRNNVPEGVSCLVTGNESGDLINNDKRISLVSFTGSTRIGRHVSKTVAERFGNTILELGGNNAIIVSEHADISMVLVGAVFGAVGTAGQRCTSTRRLIIHESVYDKTISVLKNAYGQLQIGNPLDENNHVGPLIDKGAVKDYLDAIEAAKKEGGKIIVEGGLVEGAGYESGCYVKPCIIEAANHFDIVQTETFAPILYVMKYSTIEEAIAMQNGVPQGLSSSIFTNSMREMELFLSQSGSDCGIANVNIGTSGAEIGGAFGGEKETGGGRESGSDAWKAYMRRQTNTINYGTQLPLAQGIKFDL, encoded by the coding sequence ATGATAACAATAGCAGATCAATTCGGAATCAAAGAAGCCCTTAAGCAATTAGGGATTGAAGCCATAAATGAAGGAACATCTACCGGTGAATCTAATTTTGCCAACGGAAAAATCATCGAAAGTTATTCACCAGCAGATGGCGCTTTGATTGGAAAAGTAAAAACATCTTCAAAAGAGGATTATGAAAAAGCAATGCAAAAAGCATCAGAAGCATTCTTAGAATGGCGTATGGTTCCAGCTCCAAAAAGAGGGGATATCGTTCGTCAAATGGGAGATGAATTAAGAAAATTTAAAGAACCTTTAGGGAAACTAGTTTCGTATGAAATGGGAAAAAGCCTTCAAGAAGGATATGGTGAAGTACAGGAAATGATTGATATCTGTGATTTTGCGGTAGGATTATCCCGTCAGCTTTACGGGTTGACCATGCACTCTGAACGACCTTTGCACAGAATGTATGAGCAATACCATCCAATAGGAACTGTCGGAATAATTTCAGCGTTCAACTTTCCGGTGGCAGTTTGGAGTTGGAACGCAATGATTGCTTGGGTTTGTGGTGACGTTGCGATTTGGAAACCAAGTTCAAAAGTACCATTGTGTGGAGTGGCTTGTCAAAATATAATCAAAACAGTTTTAAAAAGAAATAATGTGCCAGAAGGAGTTAGCTGTTTAGTTACAGGAAACGAATCAGGTGATTTAATCAATAATGACAAGAGAATTTCTTTAGTTTCTTTTACAGGATCTACAAGAATTGGTCGTCACGTATCTAAAACTGTTGCGGAACGTTTTGGAAACACCATTCTTGAACTAGGAGGTAACAATGCAATTATTGTTTCTGAGCATGCTGATATTAGTATGGTATTAGTTGGAGCTGTTTTTGGAGCTGTAGGAACTGCAGGGCAACGTTGTACATCAACAAGACGTTTAATCATTCACGAAAGTGTGTATGACAAAACCATTAGTGTTTTGAAAAATGCTTACGGTCAGCTGCAAATAGGAAATCCATTAGACGAAAACAATCACGTTGGGCCACTTATTGATAAAGGTGCGGTTAAAGATTATTTAGATGCTATTGAAGCAGCTAAAAAAGAAGGTGGAAAAATCATCGTGGAAGGCGGATTAGTTGAAGGTGCAGGTTACGAAAGTGGTTGTTATGTAAAACCATGTATCATTGAAGCTGCCAATCATTTTGACATTGTGCAAACAGAAACTTTTGCTCCTATTTTATATGTAATGAAATACAGCACGATTGAAGAAGCAATTGCGATGCAAAACGGAGTTCCACAAGGGCTTTCTTCTTCTATTTTTACAAATAGCATGAGAGAAATGGAATTATTCCTTTCTCAATCAGGTTCTGATTGCGGAATTGCCAATGTGAACATTGGAACTTCTGGAGCAGAAATTGGTGGTGCTTTTGGTGGAGAAAAAGAAACTGGTGGTGGTCGTGAGTCGGGTTCTGATGCTTGGAAAGCGTATATGAGAAGACAAACGAATACGATTAATTATGGTACTCAATTGCCATTGGCACAAGGAATAAAATTTGATTTGTAG
- a CDS encoding DUF6646 family protein: MKKTITLALLLTIGFINAQAFKGDGDVKFDIGANIQNGGSGIRVSSDFGLGENMSFGFVTSYLLSVSKDDLGVKPDFGDRIDIKGRFNANLGNVFKLDPKMDIYPGLDLGLRNFGAHLGFRYFFTEGFGIFSEAGIPIASYKTDPVGFDRLNNQFVFNIGASFNL, from the coding sequence ATGAAAAAGACTATTACATTAGCATTACTATTAACTATCGGATTTATAAACGCTCAAGCTTTCAAAGGAGATGGTGACGTAAAATTTGATATTGGAGCAAACATTCAAAACGGAGGATCGGGAATTAGAGTTTCGTCTGATTTTGGTCTTGGAGAAAACATGTCTTTTGGATTTGTAACTTCTTATTTACTATCAGTTTCTAAAGACGATTTAGGTGTAAAACCTGATTTTGGAGATAGAATAGATATTAAAGGTCGCTTTAACGCCAATTTAGGAAATGTTTTCAAATTAGATCCAAAAATGGATATTTACCCAGGATTAGATTTAGGTTTAAGAAATTTTGGTGCCCATTTAGGATTCCGTTATTTCTTCACAGAAGGTTTTGGAATATTCTCTGAAGCGGGAATTCCTATAGCTAGCTACAAAACAGATCCAGTTGGTTTTGATAGATTAAACAACCAATTTGTATTTAACATTGGCGCATCTTTCAATTTGTAA
- a CDS encoding metallophosphoesterase family protein: protein MRTLVIGDIHGGLRALHQIMERAKVTKNDTLIFLGDYVDGWSQSPQVIDFLINLQKEQNCICIRGNHDDLLLEWMDENKDNALWYQHGGEATVTAYQSVSLETKKKHIEFLKSLQNYHLDDEHRLFVHAGFTNMNGVDFEYFPGLFYWDRTLWETALSLDVNMKTDHPFYPKRFTLYNEVYIGHTPVTRIGQTTPVQKANIWNVDTGAAFKGPLTIMDVDTKEFWQSEPLNQLYFDEKGRN from the coding sequence ATGAGAACACTTGTTATAGGCGATATCCATGGTGGTTTGCGAGCGCTGCACCAAATTATGGAAAGAGCCAAAGTCACTAAAAATGACACCCTTATCTTTCTGGGAGATTATGTCGATGGTTGGAGCCAATCTCCTCAAGTTATTGATTTTCTTATCAATTTACAAAAAGAACAAAACTGTATCTGTATTCGCGGCAATCACGATGATTTATTGCTCGAATGGATGGATGAAAATAAAGATAATGCATTATGGTACCAGCACGGTGGTGAAGCAACCGTTACGGCTTACCAATCTGTAAGTTTAGAAACTAAGAAAAAGCATATCGAATTCCTTAAATCTCTTCAAAATTATCATCTTGATGACGAGCATCGTCTTTTTGTTCATGCTGGTTTTACCAATATGAATGGAGTAGATTTTGAATATTTTCCGGGACTTTTTTATTGGGATAGAACCTTATGGGAAACGGCTCTGTCACTAGATGTAAATATGAAAACTGACCATCCTTTTTATCCAAAGCGTTTTACACTTTACAATGAAGTTTATATTGGTCACACGCCTGTTACAAGAATAGGACAAACAACTCCTGTTCAAAAGGCAAATATTTGGAATGTTGATACTGGCGCAGCGTTCAAAGGACCTTTGACTATAATGGACGTTGACACTAAGGAATTCTGGCAAAGTGAACCTTTGAATCAGTTATATTTTGACGAGAAAGGGCGTAATTAA